A segment of the Candidatus Binataceae bacterium genome:
AGGAGATGGACGCGGCCATCTCCGCTGAGGTGAAGGCGCGTCGTGCTCGCGGTCGATGCTAATCTTGTCATCCGGTTGTTGACCGAAGACGATCCGATCCTGACAGTTCGCGCCCGCGAACTTTTCGAACGAGAGCGCATCTTCGTGCCGAAGACCGTGATCCTTGAAGCCGGTGGGTGCTTGGTCGTTCGTACAACTTTAGTGCAATGCAAATCCTTCACGCTTTCGAGCGAATGGTGTCGCTGCCGAACGTAACTTGTGAGGACGCCGAAGCGGTGACGGATGCGATCCAATGGGCGCGACGCGGTATCGCTTTTGCCGACGCGTTGCACCTGGCGTCGTCGCGCGGCGCTGCTCAGTTTGTCACCTTCGATCGGAAGTTCGCACGCCGAGCATCGGCAATAACCGATATTAAGATTCGAACTGCGTAATTCGCTTCCAGATGACGCGGTGCGCTAATCGACGTGGCGGAGGTCTGCGAGGAATTCCTTGGGGCCGATGTAACCGACTTTGCGATTGCTGACCTTGCCGCTGGAGTCGATCAGGAGCGTGGTCGGCACACCCTGGATATCGTACTGATGGGTCAGGTCGTCGTTGATCTTGTCCTGCGCCGTGAGATTCGCACGGAGTTTGATGAAGCGCGACGCCTCGCTCACGACGCCGGGATCGACGAACGTCGAGTGCTCCATCTCCCGGCACGGAATGCACCAATCGGCGCTGAAATCGATCAGCACCGGCTTCTTCTGCACAGCCGCCGTCGCCAGGACTTGCGCATCGTAGGGCTCGAACTTGAGCGCGGGTGGCGCGGCGCGCGGAATCAGTAACCATACCAGCGCCGCCGCTGATGCGATTCCCAGCGTGGAACGCAGCACGAGGAACGGCTGCCAGTTGCGCCCGTGGCGTGTGATGAATCCGAGATAGATTCCGACGCCGGCGGCATAGAACGGAAGAATCCGCGTCATCAGGTGATTCGGCGAAATCGGATCGAGGAAATACAGCGCGAGCCCAAGCAAGATGAAGCCGAAGAGCTGCTCAATCCACGCCAGCCACTCTCCCGAGCGCGGCAGTCGCCGGATACTCCCGGCTGCCATCGCCAGCGCGATGTACGGCAACCCGAGCCCGACCGCGAGCGTGAAGAACAGCGCGAAGCCGAACAGCGGGTCGGCGCTCCGCTCGACCATCAGCAGCAGTCCGAGCACGATCGGCCCAATGCAAGGCGCAGCGATCACGCCCATCCCGAGGCCCATCAGAAGCGCGCCCGCGTATCCCGGCCGGGCAGTGCCCGCGCGCTGCATCAGCCACTGTGGCGGCTGAATCGTGAAAAAGCCGAAGCTCGATCCCGCGAGCATCACCAGCATCGCGGCAATTCCCGACAGTACCCACGGATTCTGGAGCGCCGCGCCGAAGAGCCCGCCCGACATCGCGACCGCGACGCCGACCGTCGAGAACATCAGCGCGATTCCCAGCACGTAGGTGATCGCGAGAATCAGCACACG
Coding sequences within it:
- a CDS encoding cytochrome c biogenesis protein CcdA — translated: MKIRYRRLIEVSLNAIAAILIATLASTTALAQSPKPNELVKIVDAKIEPGLKAGGASSLKVDAQVIDGWHINSSKPFSDDYIPTKMDVNAPVSITVGAVNYPPAQTLTLEFAPDDKLSVYSGKIAFDAPLKIDGDFAPKPGDKVVVTIDYQGCNNTQCLRPASVTKTIDISPAPAAGGMTSAAGGSGAMFGGGRSDSEPGSIERIFISHGWIVGFLAVLLGGLALNLTPCVYPLIGVTIAYFGNQGGGPRRVLILAITYVLGIALMFSTVGVAVAMSGGLFGAALQNPWVLSGIAAMLVMLAGSSFGFFTIQPPQWLMQRAGTARPGYAGALLMGLGMGVIAAPCIGPIVLGLLLMVERSADPLFGFALFFTLAVGLGLPYIALAMAAGSIRRLPRSGEWLAWIEQLFGFILLGLALYFLDPISPNHLMTRILPFYAAGVGIYLGFITRHGRNWQPFLVLRSTLGIASAAALVWLLIPRAAPPALKFEPYDAQVLATAAVQKKPVLIDFSADWCIPCREMEHSTFVDPGVVSEASRFIKLRANLTAQDKINDDLTHQYDIQGVPTTLLIDSSGKVSNRKVGYIGPKEFLADLRHVD